One Williamsia phyllosphaerae DNA segment encodes these proteins:
- a CDS encoding nucleoside/nucleotide kinase family protein: MHPFERLAQDAIAIVGTGRRAILGIAGAPGSGKTTLARSLVARVGELQGPEWAAHVPMDGFHLGDAQLRRLGTLDRKGAPETFDAAGYAAMLTRIRVETETPLYAPGFERELEQPLAAALVVPPTARLVITEGNYLLLDEPIWRAARSEMNAVWFVTTDERTRSARLVMRHVEFGKEPDRARAWVAEVDQRNADLVSATSTRADRVIVSTGSGWDDLGWSAQ, from the coding sequence ATGCATCCCTTCGAGCGGCTCGCGCAGGACGCCATCGCGATCGTCGGGACGGGGCGGCGTGCGATCCTCGGCATCGCAGGCGCGCCGGGTTCGGGTAAGACGACCCTGGCCCGGTCACTCGTCGCCCGTGTCGGCGAACTACAGGGGCCGGAATGGGCCGCGCACGTCCCGATGGACGGTTTTCATCTGGGCGACGCTCAGCTCCGGCGACTGGGCACACTCGACCGCAAGGGTGCGCCGGAGACGTTCGATGCCGCCGGTTACGCCGCGATGCTGACCCGGATTCGCGTCGAGACGGAGACCCCGCTCTATGCACCGGGATTCGAACGCGAGCTGGAACAGCCGCTGGCCGCGGCGCTCGTGGTGCCCCCGACCGCCCGCCTCGTGATCACCGAGGGCAACTACCTACTCCTCGACGAGCCGATCTGGCGAGCAGCCCGCTCTGAGATGAATGCCGTGTGGTTCGTGACGACGGACGAGCGGACGCGGAGCGCGAGGCTCGTCATGCGGCACGTCGAGTTCGGAAAGGAACCCGACCGCGCCCGCGCGTGGGTCGCCGAGGTCGATCAGCGCAATGCTGATCTGGTCTCGGCGACGTCCACGCGCGCCGACCGCGTGATCGTCAGCACCGGTAGCGGGTGGGACGACCTCGGGTGGTCAGCGCAGTGA
- a CDS encoding NADPH-dependent F420 reductase yields MKIGIIGAGFIGGTLTRRLTAVGHEVAVANSRDPETLADLASETGARAVWAKDAAADADLVILSIPQKNVPDLADDLFAARKPGAPIIETNNYYPQQRDGLIAAIEDGQPESAWVSEHIGAPVIKVFNGIYWKHLLEKGVDAGTDGRIALPIAGDDVDHKKIVSDLVDQIGFDPVDAGSIADSWRQQPGTPVYGKGYDAEKARAALAEASNERTDEWRAKS; encoded by the coding sequence ATGAAGATCGGAATCATCGGAGCAGGATTCATCGGCGGGACGCTGACGCGGCGGCTCACGGCCGTCGGCCACGAGGTCGCGGTCGCCAATTCGCGTGACCCCGAGACGCTGGCCGACCTGGCGTCGGAGACCGGCGCCCGGGCGGTCTGGGCGAAGGACGCGGCGGCCGACGCCGACCTCGTCATCCTCTCGATCCCCCAGAAGAACGTCCCCGACCTGGCCGACGACCTGTTCGCGGCGCGCAAACCGGGCGCCCCGATCATCGAGACGAACAACTACTACCCGCAGCAGCGCGACGGCCTCATCGCCGCCATCGAGGACGGTCAGCCCGAGAGCGCATGGGTCTCCGAGCACATCGGCGCACCAGTGATCAAGGTCTTCAACGGGATCTACTGGAAGCACCTGCTGGAGAAGGGTGTCGACGCCGGCACCGACGGACGTATCGCGCTGCCCATCGCCGGCGACGACGTGGATCACAAGAAGATCGTGTCCGACCTCGTCGACCAGATCGGTTTCGATCCCGTCGACGCCGGGTCGATCGCCGATTCGTGGCGTCAGCAGCCGGGTACGCCCGTCTACGGCAAGGGCTACGACGCCGAGAAGGCGCGTGCGGCCCTCGCCGAGGCGAGCAACGAGCGCACCGACGAGTGGCGCGCGAAGTCCTGA